ttcatccagtcccaaacatgctcaatgggggacagatccggagatcttgctggccagggtagttgacttacaccttctagagcacgttgggtggcacgggatacatgcggacgtgcattgtcctgttggaacagcaagttcccttgccggtctaggaatggtagaacgatgggttcgatgacggtttggatgtactgtgcactattcagtgtcccctcgacgatcaccagtggtgtacggccagtgtaggagatcgctccccacaccatgatgccgggtgttggccctgtgtacctcggtcgtatgcagtcctgattgtggcgctcacctgcacggcgccaaacacgcatacgaccatcattggcaccaaggcagaagcgactttcatcgctgaagacgacacgtctccattcgtccctccattcacgcctgtcgcgacaccactggaggcgggctgcacgatgttggggcgtgagcggaagacggcctaacggtgtgcgggaccgtagcccagcttcatggagacggttgcgaatggtcctcgccgataccccaggagcaacagtgtccctaatttgctgggaagtggcggtgcagtcccctacggcactgcataggatcctacggtcttggcgtgcatccgtgcgtcgctgcggtccggtcccaggtcgacgggcacgtgcaccttccgccgaccactggcgacaacatcgatgtactgtggagacctcacgccccacgtgttgagcaattcggcggtacgtccacccggcctcccgcatgcccactatacgccctcgctcaaagtccatcaactgcacatatggttcacgtccatgctgtcgcagcatgctaccagtgttaaagactgcgatggagctccgtatgccacggcaaactggctgacactgacggcggcggtgcacaaatgctgcgcaactagcgccattcgacggccaacaccgcggttcctggtgtgtccgctgtgccgtgcgtgtgatcattgcttgtacagccctctcgcagtgtccggagcaagtatggtgggtctgacacaccggtgtcaatgtgttcttttttccatttccaggagtgtagaaccgaatgcctattcatgtgaatgtatgttcctctattcgcaAGACGAACCATATatagtgcaatcaatctgtagaatttaacgcttgttcttactttgtgtttctaataaaaggtagaagttttctttaaagtgttgcattgaaacttaacaattcttgaaacacaatgagtgtttaaaaagtaagcagaaatttataattccaTGTTTTGTACTAGTTCGATTCGCAGCgattttttttgtcactgtcttcgtaaacatgtctgaaaagtatctgtgcaatgttttgcaTATTGGGCATTTACCCTGTTGTCAGTTGTCAAAAAATTGTATGTAATTTGGTAGcatcaactattatttgttttgtataaaaatagattagagaatctgtactaaattttgttataagaatgggataaagtgtatcaaatttttaggaatgttaaatattgcttttggtgacactcttatgagtaaaccaagagcatacaagtggtataaacatttaaaAGCGGGTCTTAAAGAACAGCAGTTTCACAagaatggatgagattaaaaatgcagtcaaaaggtGTATGAACTATCCTGAGGAAACAATTTctaaagtgttttgggaattggaaaaagcactggcataagcgtatagcatgtactggggaatattttgaataggataacattgttgtacattaacaagtaaagttcttaccaaaaaataaaaattaatatgtgaatgtACCTTTTATATCAAGCTTTAtacatagaagtccagaatcggtatacatGTTTCGgaagaaatttcagcagtgtttagaatagctattgcacacgtgttttaagcaatattccttagaattatgtgaatagtaaccgagatagagttttagtgacagaatacattcaaatgctgctgttctctaAGCATCAAATGTTTTACGAGATTGAATCACGTTCTACTAGCGAAAAGGTAATTGATTTTACTATAAAATTCTCAAGTTATTCCTGGTTTTGTACAAGTGATAATGGTATTTAATGCTTTGGACCACATTTGACTCTATTTATCTTGGAAAATCTTTTACTACCATGTAGTACATTTCTACGAAAAGAAACTTCGTAGTGTATGAGGAGAGTCAGGCTTGAAAGGAGACACAACACATTTTTCAAAAGAATATTCATTGCCTCTTTACATACATCGTATTTTAGAGgtcatcatcaacattgtcactgtcattaccgtcgtcgtcgtcctcgtcgtcgtcgtcatcactttctaaattaGTAACTATAGCGTCTATTATGTCTTCCATAACTCCATCCTTAACCCAGTACTCTCTTTCAAGTTTCTCCACGTGGAGACAGTATGCACTCTAGTCATCTTGAGTTATCGTTTCAAAACCTGTAATAATTGGGACAAGTGTTTGTATACGCTGCCTTTCGGTTACAGCAAAATTTAGTTCGGAATAAAAAATGGAAGCTCAGAAAATGGCTACATACCTTTTtttcaccaactgcagcaacttCGTCATGCAAATATCTCGAAGAATATGTCTTCCTCTGACGAAATTCTTGGGCtttgcccacgccatttcaattggatttaagtcgcagttgtatggtggaagtcgcagcacagtgtgtccatgagcttcaagtattttattaatttcaaataccttgtcttccggcttatgttgtttaattaaatcaaataattttgtttttctcattgtcaaatCAGCTTCCACCTTAtattttaataaccattcaatCATTTCGCTTTTATTTGAGGACCTAGTTGGAGCTTTGTTGCGCTCCTTATTGTGATATGAAGCATTGTCTataacaataacacagttcggTCGCAGATTCGGAATTACTTTATTcgatatccaattagaaaaattttcgtagttcatttgcccATGGTAGTCTCCTGTTGCACATCCCGCTTTATAAAACAACTGTGCGTTGCGTAAGAACCCATCTTTTGATCCAATATTGACCACTATAATCCTACTGCTTCCGCTAACATTGTCCATAATGCCATCAACGCCAGGgccctgccaacattttctgtaagtaatgttgtTGTGCACCtaagtttcatcaatataaaagaattttctgcctagctcccttaatttcctcacttggGTCAGGTACTTACATCGCCAGTTAATTATATCCGTTCTTCCTAcgagaatctttcgtttacttacagatcttttccaggtaaatcccatttcacgcaatgtcttgtgtaaaacatctttctgccaaggaaagtatattttttgtttcacagcagtaatttccgtaatgtcggcactattttttggtttatgtaaatgtcctccatcgtttgtcgaaggactgattttgtgaaactgtctataacgatgggtttcctccctaaattattacttttccgtcgcggcgattccagtaaaccatgtggCTTGTTTTCATGTTCCTCCCTTATGAGTCCTATTGCGGCGAGGCTGACGCTTGCATatactgcagccctttgattgggactgttaatattagccaacagttctttttgtgtcgcctccttaacacacgctgtagtaacgttagagacgatcgaacgctcgttactccgcaaatacctcctcttcttcgtattctgcatgttttcttgcaatgcagggcgattatccatcacttcgggatactgaagtatatcagtgagtacacaaagtcaactgactgacactgattttgggtggccctgtaggccagtggcagggttcttccaggaaaggccacttcccccaccaaaggcgctgctcgctcttcagtttacagacagactatagcgatgaagtggggattttcccgtacgaccgtttcacaagtgtaccgtgaacattgggaatccggtaaaatatcagatctccaacatcgctgtggtcagaaaaagatcgtgcaagaacaggatcaacgacgactgTAGGGAATCGTTCtatgtgacagaagcgcaacccttccgtaaattgctgcagatttcaacgctggacaatcaacaagtgtcaacatgagaaccattcaatgaaacatcatcgacattggctttcggagtcgaaggccc
This genomic interval from Schistocerca serialis cubense isolate TAMUIC-IGC-003099 chromosome 8, iqSchSeri2.2, whole genome shotgun sequence contains the following:
- the LOC126416968 gene encoding uncharacterized protein LOC126416968 — its product is MDNVSGSSRIIVVNIGSKDGFLRNAQLFYKAGCATGDYHGQMNYENFSNWISNKVIPNLRPNCVIVIDNASYHNKERNKAPTRSSNKSEMIEWLLKYKVEADLTMRKTKLFDLIKQHKPEDKVFEINKILEAHGHTVLRLPPYNCDLNPIEMAWAKPKNFVRGRHILRDICMTKLLQLVKKREYWVKDGVMEDIIDAIVTNLESDDDDDEDDDDGNDSDNVDDDL